A part of Brassica rapa cultivar Chiifu-401-42 chromosome A05, CAAS_Brap_v3.01, whole genome shotgun sequence genomic DNA contains:
- the LOC103866469 gene encoding uncharacterized protein LOC103866469 isoform X1 gives MKNGQSTQEMQSSTQVSHESQGEQKNNQSLEAPIQDSGSVSASSNDGRKVSRQDIELVQNLIERCLQLYMNRDEVVKTLLTRARIDPGFTTLVWQKLEEENADFFRAYYIRLKLKKQIIVFNHLLEHQYHLMKYPVHPKVPLVPMQNGIHPMAPVNNMPMGYPVLQHPQMHVPGHPHIDAMGMSSCHVVNGVPAPGNFQPMRMNSGNDMVIDTTAADPTPPMIPPNNGMSSVSEMPVSPASVASSGHFPFAASDMSGMGMDTSALDSAFTSDVGTSVGLQLGPDGGAGNSRDNLRPFDQIPWNFSLSDLTADLSNLGDLGALGNYPGSPFLPSDSEILLDSPEQEDIEEFFVDSIPGPSCPQSDEDKP, from the exons ATGAAGAACGGCCAG AGCACACAGGAGATGCAGTCCTCTACACAAGTTTCACATGAGTCCCAAGGCGAACAGAAGAACAACCAGTCATTAGAAGCTCCTATACAAGACTCTGGTTCTGTCTCTGCCTCAAGTAATGACGGTAGGAAGGTGTCAAGGCAAGATATCGAACTC GTCCAAAATTTGATCGAGAGATGTCTTCAGCTGTACATGAACAGAGATGAGGTCGTCAAGACCCTCTTGACCCGTGCAAGAATTGACCCTGGATTCACAACTTTAGTATGGCAGAAACTGGAAGAAGAGAACGCTGATTTTTTCAGAGCTTATTACATCAGACTGAAACTGAAGAAGCAGATCATTGTGTTCAATCACTTGCTTGAGCACCAGTATCACCTCATGAAGTATCCTGTTCATCCTAAAGTCCCATTGGTCCCTATGCAGAATGGGATTCATCCTATGGCCCCTG TTAACAACATGCCAATGGGATACCCAGTACTACAACATCCTCAAATGCATGTTCCAGGCCATCCTCATATTGATGCAATGGGGATGTCAAGCTGCCACGTGGTTAATGGAGTCCCTGCACCTGGGAACTTCCAACCTATGAGGATGAACTCAGGGAATGA TATGGTAATAGATACAACTGCGGCTGATCCAACTCCTCCAATGATTCCACCAAACAATGGTATGTCATCAGTGTCGGAGATGCCGGTGAGTCCAGCTTCCGTGGCGTCAAGTGGACACTTCCCTTTTGCTGCTTCAGACATGTCAGGGATGGGGATGGACACGTCAGCTCTTGATTCTGCTTTCACATCTGATGTGGGGACTTCAGTGGGGTTGCAGCTTGGACCAGATGGAGGAGCTGGTAATTCCAGAGACAACCTGAGGCCTTTTGATCAGATTCCTTGGAACTTTAGCCTCTCTGATCTCACTGCTGATTTGTCAAATCTTGGAG ACTTAGGGGCGTTAGGAAACTATCCTGGTTCCCCATTTCTTCCATCTGATTCAGAGATTTTACTTGATTCTCCGGAACAAGAGGACATAG AGGAGTtctttgtggattcgatcccagGACCTTCATGTCCTCAGTCAGATGAAGACAAGCCTTAG
- the LOC103866469 gene encoding uncharacterized protein LOC103866469 isoform X2, with protein MQSSTQVSHESQGEQKNNQSLEAPIQDSGSVSASSNDGRKVSRQDIELVQNLIERCLQLYMNRDEVVKTLLTRARIDPGFTTLVWQKLEEENADFFRAYYIRLKLKKQIIVFNHLLEHQYHLMKYPVHPKVPLVPMQNGIHPMAPVNNMPMGYPVLQHPQMHVPGHPHIDAMGMSSCHVVNGVPAPGNFQPMRMNSGNDMVIDTTAADPTPPMIPPNNGMSSVSEMPVSPASVASSGHFPFAASDMSGMGMDTSALDSAFTSDVGTSVGLQLGPDGGAGNSRDNLRPFDQIPWNFSLSDLTADLSNLGDLGALGNYPGSPFLPSDSEILLDSPEQEDIEEFFVDSIPGPSCPQSDEDKP; from the exons ATGCAGTCCTCTACACAAGTTTCACATGAGTCCCAAGGCGAACAGAAGAACAACCAGTCATTAGAAGCTCCTATACAAGACTCTGGTTCTGTCTCTGCCTCAAGTAATGACGGTAGGAAGGTGTCAAGGCAAGATATCGAACTC GTCCAAAATTTGATCGAGAGATGTCTTCAGCTGTACATGAACAGAGATGAGGTCGTCAAGACCCTCTTGACCCGTGCAAGAATTGACCCTGGATTCACAACTTTAGTATGGCAGAAACTGGAAGAAGAGAACGCTGATTTTTTCAGAGCTTATTACATCAGACTGAAACTGAAGAAGCAGATCATTGTGTTCAATCACTTGCTTGAGCACCAGTATCACCTCATGAAGTATCCTGTTCATCCTAAAGTCCCATTGGTCCCTATGCAGAATGGGATTCATCCTATGGCCCCTG TTAACAACATGCCAATGGGATACCCAGTACTACAACATCCTCAAATGCATGTTCCAGGCCATCCTCATATTGATGCAATGGGGATGTCAAGCTGCCACGTGGTTAATGGAGTCCCTGCACCTGGGAACTTCCAACCTATGAGGATGAACTCAGGGAATGA TATGGTAATAGATACAACTGCGGCTGATCCAACTCCTCCAATGATTCCACCAAACAATGGTATGTCATCAGTGTCGGAGATGCCGGTGAGTCCAGCTTCCGTGGCGTCAAGTGGACACTTCCCTTTTGCTGCTTCAGACATGTCAGGGATGGGGATGGACACGTCAGCTCTTGATTCTGCTTTCACATCTGATGTGGGGACTTCAGTGGGGTTGCAGCTTGGACCAGATGGAGGAGCTGGTAATTCCAGAGACAACCTGAGGCCTTTTGATCAGATTCCTTGGAACTTTAGCCTCTCTGATCTCACTGCTGATTTGTCAAATCTTGGAG ACTTAGGGGCGTTAGGAAACTATCCTGGTTCCCCATTTCTTCCATCTGATTCAGAGATTTTACTTGATTCTCCGGAACAAGAGGACATAG AGGAGTtctttgtggattcgatcccagGACCTTCATGTCCTCAGTCAGATGAAGACAAGCCTTAG